The genome window GCCGCTGCCTTTATTCTGTCGAAAATGATGAAAGAAGATGCCACCCTGATGCACCGCTATCGTGATGGTGAAGTAAGTTTTGACGGCACACTGGATGATTATGCTTTTATGATTTATGCATTGATTGAACTCCACCAGGCCGCCGGAAAATCTGAATATCTCCGCACTGCACTTTCTCTGTGCGACTCCACAGTCCGACATTTCTTTGATACAACCCACGGAGCATTTTATTTCACGGCTGACTTTGCCGAAAAGCTGATTATCCGGCAAAAAGAGATATATGACGGAGCAATACCCTCGGGCAATTCCGTCATGCTTATGAATCTGCTCCGACTCTTCGCTCTCACAGGCAATACAAAGTACGAAGTGACTGCTAAATCAGTTATAGATTATTTCGCTCATACGGTTCAGCAATATCCGGCGGGATATACCATGTTCCTCAGCGCTTCATTCGGGCATCTCTTCGGCATGACTGAGACCGTTATAGCCGATTCCGGTAAAGACTCCCTGAGGGAAGATACCCTGCAGCTCATTCGAGATTCATATCTCCCCGATGAGGTCCACATCATAAAAAGGCAGGGTGAAGATATATCTGATATTGCTCCCTTCACCTCCGGAATGTCACCAGCTGAGGAGGGATCGCTTGTTTACATTTGCAAAGATTTCAGCTGCAAGCTCCCCACCAACAGCACCGCCGAAATTCGTATGCTCCTGGAATAATTGATAATTGATAGTGGACAATGGATAATTGAACACGATTTAAGGATGAGCAGGATTGTCCGGATTAAAACCGTAGGGACAGGTCGCGACCTGTCCTAAATTGTACATTGTTCATCGCAAATTGCTTTTCGATCCGCTTTAATCTGCGTTGCGAAGCATCCGAAAAATTTGAGTTGAGAATTGAACAGGATTAAAGGATGGGCAGGATTATCAGGATTAGAACCGTAGGGACAGGTCGCGACCTGTCCTAAATTGTATATTGTACATTGTTCATTGCAAATTGCTTTTCGATCCGCTTTAATCTGCGCTGCGAAGCATCCGTAAAATCGGCGTGCCATCTTTGGAGTTAAAAGTTAAGAGATAAAGGTTAAAAGTTCCAGAAAAGCCCACCGAAAACTTAACTTGTACATTGTAAATTGTACATTATTCATTAAATCCAATTCATACTTCATACTTCATAATTCATAATTATATACTGTATTTTAGCATAACCAGCCCCGATGAATAGGTCTTACTGTCAATCAGGTTAAGCTTTCTTTTAGAAGCGCTTCCCGTGAAAAGCGGCAGTCCGGCGCCCAGCACAACGGGTATGATAGCAATTTCGTATATATCAATTAACCCGGCGTCATGCAGCGGAGTAATAATCTGTCCGCCGCCAATCAGCCAGATATCCTTCCCCTCTCCGGCTTTTAGTTTCCGCACCTGCTCTGCAATATCCCCCTGAGCAAATTCAACATATTCACTTTTGGGAATTTCTTTTCTTCTGGTAAATACAATATTTCTTTTGTCCTTATAGGGGAACTCATCCAGCCCTGCGACAAAACGGTAGGTTTCCCCGCCCATGAGTGTGGTGTCTATGCCATCAATGAATTCTGAGTATCCATAATCCTCGCCCGGCGTTTCGGGCAGCCAGTCAATCTCTCCGTTAGGTCCGGCAATAAACCCGTCTAAGGAGGAGGCGATATATAGTTTTACTTTTTTCATAAGGAGTAATCCTTCAATTTTTCAGTTGATTCCGGAAAATCTCTTTCTCTATATTACAAGTCATATTCATAAAAAACAAGGAGGCGTTAGTGGATAAACCAGAAAAAAATGAGGAATGCGGCTGTTCAAGAAGAGCATTTATTGAAAAGACCATCAAAGGAGCAGGAGGCCTTCTCTTTGCTGCTTCATCATTGCCTATGTTGGCAGGCTGCAGTGATGATTCAGGATCCCCCGTCAGTCCGGGCGGCGGCGGAGGTTCTCCCGTTACAGTTGATCTTTCACAATCCCAGTTTGCTTCACTGGCAAGCCCGGGCGGCTCTGCAGCACTTGGTGCAAATTCACTCGACTCATCCGGCATTCTTATTTACCGCGAATCTGAATCAGTGTTCAAAGCTTTCAGCCGCCGGTGCACTCACAGCGGCTGTACGATAAATCCATTCTCCGGCGGCATCTCCCGTTGTGACTGCCATGGCAGCCAGTTTAGTACATCCGGCAGTGTTGTTACCGGACCGGCAAACCGTGCTCTTGGCCAGTACACCGTAAACCGCGAAGGGAATATCCTCACTATCTCCTGATTACCTTCAGCTATTTGAGCAGTTTCATTTTTCTGATAATGCTCTGCCTGAGACCGGAGAGGTGACATGTTTCATTCATAGTTCTACCAATCTGCAATCTCTCCGGGATTGTTGGGAAATTTCTGTAAAGACGATGCAATCGTTGCAGCAGATTATTATATACGATAGGTTATTGCGATTGCGTCGTCTCCTCTCGTGTCTGCCTTTTTCTTATTTCCCGCCATCCTCATCTTCCCTGAGACGACGCAAATGCAAAACATCCGTGCGAATAAAACAACCGGTCAGCATTTGCATCGTCTCTACAGAATTCCGGAGATTATATAAATAAAAAGCCCCGGCTGCTAACCAGGGCTTTTCTTATAAAAAATTGTGATGAATTTATCCTTCATTCCGCCGCCGCGGATCATAACTATTTTACGAGCATCAGCTTGCCCGAAACTTTTTCATCTCCGGCCGTAATGGTGTATATATATGTTCCTGATGATAGCTCAGCACCGGCCTGATTCCGTCCGTCCCACTGCGCCAGATAGGTACCCGCGGGCAGTTCTCCCTGATATAAACTGCGCACTTCCCTGCCGAGCACATCATAAATAACCAGAGTTACACTCCGGTGCGCCAGAGCTGACGGAATGGTAAACCTGATCACCGTGGAAGGATTAAACGGATTAGGATAATTTGATGCTTCCAGCTTATAACTGATTGTTTCAGGAGTAACATTTTCCCCGGCATCAGTAATCAGATTTGCACCGGGACCCTTGCTGTTTCCCGTTGAATCTGCCAGATAGAGATTAACCCAGTCCGGTCTGGAAGCCATCCAGAGATAAGAATTCCTCCACTGTTCATCATCAAGGCGCAGATAGTTCACTGTGCGGTACTCATAAAAACTGTAATTAGGCCCCACATGGGCAACCAGCTGATCACCGTGCTTTACCAGAAATACCCCAAGATTAACCGGCCCCGTTCCGGCATGCACTACCGCGCCAAGAGGGGCTCCGCCGCAATAGGTTGGCACGGTATGTATATCAGCAACAAGAAAATCATTTTCCAGAAGTCCTTTATTATTCTCATACTCTTCATCGCGATAATAGAGCCGCGAATACCAGCCGTCAAAATAAGAACCGCTTCCAGGATTCACATTATAGATAATGCATCTGAGCCAGTACTCTTCCTGCTGCGTAAGAGGAATCCCGTCAATCTCCTTCTGAGCAATTACCGCCAGAGAATCAGACACGGTTTTCAGTGTATTGAAATAGTGATATATATGAGATAAGGCGGGGAACTTGTCTCTTCCCATTTCTCCGATCTTCGCAAGCCGCTTGTACAGTTCCGGAAAGGGCTCCAGATAAACATAGGGATAGGAGCAGATGCTTCCGCCGGTGTATGACTGCTTTGCATAGAGGAGATTATCGTGCCGCAGCTGTGACCAGCTTGTCAGCTGTGTATTCAGCATCCTCTGCCAGTAGGCGGCAGTTGACATAAAATCCGGCAGATTTGGATTATCCGGCCCTTTTTTGAGTTCACGGATTCCGGCAAGCCAGTTATTATACATCGTACTCCCCCAGAAATCTTCTCCGTACGACTCAATGAGATATCGCAACCCTGCAAGGTTAAGAGAGTAGTTGTAAGCGTTCAATTCCGGTTGTAATAATTGACCGGCAGCATTATTACCCAGAGCAAACATCGGATCAAGTACTGACGGGTATAAGCGGCAAATCTGTCCCGGTATCCGGTCATAGACCACACTTCCGGTAACATAGGAATCAATAACAAATCTTTGCCCGAAAAACATAAAAGAGGAAGCCGGAACTATTGAATCCGGAGCAAAAGGATTGCGGTATAGTATCTGTGAGAGAATCAGCTGATTCGCATATTCCTTGGTGCTGAGGGAATCCTGGAATTCTTTTACTCTGTTGGTGTCAAGAAATTCCGAAGCAAACCCGAGACCAATGCTCTGCTTCAATTCAAGAAGATGCGGATACGTTACATTATCCTGGTCACCGACAAAAAACTTTACTTTATCTTCTATATACTCATAATCTGCCTGAGTATTGCTGATCACCATCAGCTCGGTCAGCAGATACGAAAGAATTACCTGACGCTGAACATTATAGAGCTTTACCGGATTCATGGTGTTTTTGGGCGCGATGAGATACAGTTCAATGCGGCCGAGCCACATCATCGCCTTAAAGTATTTATCTATATCAGCATTTTGCATGTCAGGTATATAATGTCCCCTTGGCTTGAACTGGCTGAAATCTATTGACCTTGCCTGATCGCTGAACAGAGCAAGATCCTTGGGGACATATCCATTCACAAAGTTAATCAGCGAATCAACATACGAAGCGTTCGTGCTGTAATAGGGGGCTGCGCTTACTCCGGCAAGTTTCCGGGCCACGGTCAGAAAAACATCGGCATCCCGCAGATGCTTCAGCATATCTGGCTGAGAATTATAACGGTTATGCAGATCGGGCATTTTTCCGTGAATGGCATTCAGCATGGTTTTCAGCCGGGGATGAAGAAAATTAATTTCTATGTCTTTAAGAATCCTGTCATAGGAAATATGAAATGCATGAAGCAGCGCGTCCGCTGAAATATATACCGGCAGATCTTTATGATAGATTTCAAGAAATGACTGCCCGAATGCTTTCCTGCTGAGCCGTTCGCTGACCATGAACCCGTGCTGCCCGAGGAGCTGCTCTTC of Ignavibacteriales bacterium contains these proteins:
- a CDS encoding dihydrofolate reductase encodes the protein MKKVKLYIASSLDGFIAGPNGEIDWLPETPGEDYGYSEFIDGIDTTLMGGETYRFVAGLDEFPYKDKRNIVFTRRKEIPKSEYVEFAQGDIAEQVRKLKAGEGKDIWLIGGGQIITPLHDAGLIDIYEIAIIPVVLGAGLPLFTGSASKRKLNLIDSKTYSSGLVMLKYSI
- a CDS encoding Rieske (2Fe-2S) protein is translated as MDKPEKNEECGCSRRAFIEKTIKGAGGLLFAASSLPMLAGCSDDSGSPVSPGGGGGSPVTVDLSQSQFASLASPGGSAALGANSLDSSGILIYRESESVFKAFSRRCTHSGCTINPFSGGISRCDCHGSQFSTSGSVVTGPANRALGQYTVNREGNILTIS
- a CDS encoding DUF3160 domain-containing protein is translated as MNRLITLFLILGFQLIQPQNFSIQAYKDFLLQHQNLTTQQLLEMYPAGNFSGDISVSLSNVLFLDSIRSQLGLTPYEEQLLGQHGFMVSERLSRKAFGQSFLEIYHKDLPVYISADALLHAFHISYDRILKDIEINFLHPRLKTMLNAIHGKMPDLHNRYNSQPDMLKHLRDADVFLTVARKLAGVSAAPYYSTNASYVDSLINFVNGYVPKDLALFSDQARSIDFSQFKPRGHYIPDMQNADIDKYFKAMMWLGRIELYLIAPKNTMNPVKLYNVQRQVILSYLLTELMVISNTQADYEYIEDKVKFFVGDQDNVTYPHLLELKQSIGLGFASEFLDTNRVKEFQDSLSTKEYANQLILSQILYRNPFAPDSIVPASSFMFFGQRFVIDSYVTGSVVYDRIPGQICRLYPSVLDPMFALGNNAAGQLLQPELNAYNYSLNLAGLRYLIESYGEDFWGSTMYNNWLAGIRELKKGPDNPNLPDFMSTAAYWQRMLNTQLTSWSQLRHDNLLYAKQSYTGGSICSYPYVYLEPFPELYKRLAKIGEMGRDKFPALSHIYHYFNTLKTVSDSLAVIAQKEIDGIPLTQQEEYWLRCIIYNVNPGSGSYFDGWYSRLYYRDEEYENNKGLLENDFLVADIHTVPTYCGGAPLGAVVHAGTGPVNLGVFLVKHGDQLVAHVGPNYSFYEYRTVNYLRLDDEQWRNSYLWMASRPDWVNLYLADSTGNSKGPGANLITDAGENVTPETISYKLEASNYPNPFNPSTVIRFTIPSALAHRSVTLVIYDVLGREVRSLYQGELPAGTYLAQWDGRNQAGAELSSGTYIYTITAGDEKVSGKLMLVK